The DNA segment GAACCAATAACATTGGGCTTCGAAACGACTCAGTAGATACCGCCATCGAATGTTTTTAATCTATTTTCTCTCCGCAATAGAATTGAGCAAGTTACTTCCGATCTGAGagaaaaccctaatctctctcCGTCTCCGTCTTCTCTGATTCCGCAAGTATGAGTCGATCAGGCCAGCCTCCAGATCTCAAGAAGTAAGTTCTTCTCTTCACCACTTTTGATTTTTCGTTTcttctctccatcttcttcgTGTTTCTGATTTTTACTCTTCGTGGTTTGATTTGATGCAGGTACATGGACAAGAAACTCCAAAGTAAGTTCGATTTCTTCTCCCACGTTTACTCTTATAGAGCGTTTCAATTTCACTTGGATTAAACTCTTGTTAACTGAACCTGGTGGTGATAATGTATCATTCATTGGATTTGGATAGGACAATCTCATTACAATCAGCTATATGTTTTGTCTGGGTTGgtaatgttgttttttttttcgactTTTGTTAATTAGAAGAATTTTAGGTGGATTTTGATTTAAGAGAAGTAAGTTCTTGtctcattttttgttttttccttgTCGGAATGTAGTTAAGCTTAATGCCAACAGAACGGTAGTTGGAACTCTCCGTGGGTTTGACCAGTTCATGAATCTTGTTGTGGATAACACCGTTGAAGTCAATGGTGATGACAAAACTGACATTGGCATGGTGGTAcgttttctctttctcttctcctAAACCACTCATAATCTCTTagttattttgatcatttttataattttgtatttccGTATTTTGTGGATGCAGGTGATAAGAGGAAACAGCATTGTCACTGTTGAAGCTCTTGAGCCAGTTGGAAGATCTTAGCTTTTTTATTACTTTTGCACCACCAGTTTCCGTATTTTGACTTGAGTTTACTCTCTGTATTGGAACTTAATTAGTATCTATCAGCATGAATCTTAAAGAAGTTTGATATGATGAATTTATTCCTCTTTTTTGTTCTGAGGATTTCTTTGAATCTGCTGTGAGGGGCAGTCTGATAATGAACTATACCAGATTAAAGGGCTCTCTCTAGGTCGGACaagttaatatttttgtaagcaTTGTTACAATTTTGTACAAAGAAATAACAAAGCAGTCATAGTAAAAAAGCTAATCGTGATTGGGCCAGACCACACATAAAGCAAAAGCCATTCGTTGTGGGGATTTGAAATTTGGGTAAATGAGCTCCCAACGGTCATTGCATTTTGCTTTATTACCATCTTAAATCTTTTCTTCTTCCTAATTATTCTGTAGTGAGATAGTAATAATTATGCCCTTTGGCCCCTCTGTTTTTATCAAAAGATGGTTTTTATGAATAAGAActgaaaaaaggaaaagaggAAAGGCCATAAAAGAAATAAGGAGCCGTGAAAGTGGAAGAAAGGCATGTGGAACACGACACAAAGCATTTTGTTGCAAGACAAATGAGAATGAAATGATACATCTCCAATAACACACCGTGAAAGTGGAAGGAAGGCATGTGCCCACACGAAGCcttgttgtaacttgtaaggcAAATGAGAATGAAATGATACCACCACACGTAACATACAACGGAATGTTCGGCATGTGGGAGGTGTTTTAAAGCTTTTTTTAAGTTATATTATACACATCGTCTACAGTTTTACTACAAAAGGGTCTATGAGTCGATGTGTTTTACTGGTGGAACGTAGGTTGTATTtgtgtattaattttttttgtggaagTCACTTGCAAGTTAACGTGTTTTATTAGCAGGTAATCCAAAAGAGAAATTGATGTATATCCTTGGTTGGGGGATCTCCAACTCATCATATAACAAAACATCATTTTAAAACACACTTTTGATCTCCAACTAATCCAAAAAGAACTTTCACCAACTTCACTATTCTTTTacttttccttttctctttaAGTTATGGCAAGAGGTAAAGGTCCTAGAGATGGCCTCCTTATAACGGTAACAGTATTTTTTAATGCAACATAGATTATCAAGTaaccatttttttgcttaaaACTATCAAGTAACTATTTCACTTATTCGAAATCTGATTACACATTTaccaaacaacaacaaaaatctaGCTCTGCAGTTTGGGAGCTCTTGCAATGGACAGTTTGGACTAGCAAGCAAAATTGCAAGCTGCAGAAAGTCCATCTCCATATGGAAGCGACAACCGAAACCTAGCTCTGCTTTCCGTATTCAGGAGCTTCACCACAAGATTGATGAGGAAACAAAGAAGCGTTGCTTCAATGACGACAATCTGTGCAAGCTTAGAGCAGAGCTGAATGAAGAATATCACAACGAGGAGCTCTTCTGGTACCAGAAATGCAGACTCAACTGGCTAAGGGCAGGAGATAAGAACACCAAGTTCTTCCACGCAGTCACAAAAAACAGAAGAGCCCAAAACAGAATCCACAGCCTCATCGACAACGATGGAAGAGAGTGGTTTGCAGAAAAAGAACTGGGGAGACTTGCCGAAACTCATTTCAAGCACCTCTACTCCTCAGAAGACATTGGAGTCTCACTCTCCAACTGGAATGAGATCACCCCGATAGTCTCAGGAGAGCAAAATGACATGCTCATGAAGCCAGTAACACTGGAGGAAGTCAAAGAAGCTGTCTTTGACATCAACCCCAGCAAGTGCCCAGGACCCGACGGTATGAGCGGCTCTTTCTTCCAACATTTCTGGGAAACAATGAGTGTGGAAATTACAGACATGGTCAAGGAGTTCTTTAGAACTGGAAAACTTGAAGAAGACATCAACAAGACCAACatctgtcttattcccaaaaaGTTGTATGCAAAAAAGCTTGATGAATATAGACCTATCAGCTTATGCAATGTAGCCTACAAAATTATATCAAAGCTTCTCAGTAAGCGGTTGAAATGTGCCTTACCCGATGTAATCACAGAGACACAGGCTGCATTCATAGAAGACAGGCTAATCTCAGACAACATATTGGTCGCACACGAGCTACTACATGTGCTCAACTCCAACAACAAATGCTCGCGTGAACACATTGCAATCAAGACAGACCTCTCTAAAGCCTTTGATAGAGTAGAGTGGCCTTTTCTTGAGCAAGCAATGAAATCTCTCGGTTTCTCGGAGGAATGGTGTAAGCTAATAATGGAATGCATCACTCCTGTGCAATACCAGGTCCTGATCAATGGAAACCCACATGGAGACATCAGACCAACCCGAGGGATAAGACAAGGAGACCCCCTCTCCCCCTACCTCTTTGTCATATGCACGGAGATGCTGGTTCAGAAACTCATTCAAGCAGAATCGCGAGGCGAGATTACAGGGCTGTCAGTGGCAAGAGGAGCACCGGCTATTTCACACCTCCTCTACGCTGACGATAGTATGTTCTACTGCAGACATACAGATGAGGAGCTGAACACCATTCTTGCCATTTTGAATGAGTACAGCCTCGCCTCAGGACAGAGAATCAACTACCAGAAGTCAAGtatatattttggaaaaaataTATCTGCAGAACGAAGAGAAGAAATCATGGAGAAGCTAGGAATGGATCAGGTGGGAGGAGATGGTATCTATTTAGGACTTCCTGAGTCCTTTGGAGGCTCCAAAGTATCCATTCTTAACTACTTAAAAGAAAAATTGGAGCAGAAACTTGGTGGTTGGCAAAACAGGTTCCTCTCACCAGCAGGAAAGGAAGTTCTCCTGAAAGCAGTCGCATTGGCCCTCCCCACATACACGATGAGCTGTTTTATCCTGCCTAAGACACTCTGCAAAAAGATAGTAGCTTTGATGGCAGACTTCTGGTGGAAAAACAACAAAGACTCGAGAGGAATGCACTGGAAAACCTGGAGCCACATGAGCAAGCCAAAAGAGAAAGGAGGACTCGGTTTCAAGGATTTGGAGGATTTCAATGTGGCGTTACTAGGGAAACAATTATGGAGACTGATCACACACCCAAACTCCCTCCTCGCCAGAGTTTTCAAATCTAGATACTACAAATCCTCAGACCCTCTAAATGCTACACTAGGATCTCGTCCCTCCTATGCATGGAGAAGTATGATGGCTGCGCAGAAACTGATCAAGCAAGGCGCAAAAGTGGCAGTTGGAAACGGTAGGAATACCAAACTATGGGAGGAGCAATGGTTGGGGAGCAAGCCTGCCTTCGCACCTCGAGTCACGAGGCTGATACTGCCTCAATACCGACAGGTAGTGAAGTCGAGCATGGCAGTTGTTGATCTGATGACTGTCCCTGGAAAAGAATGGAACAGAGAGCTCATCGAAAACATCTTTCCCGAGCACATCAAAGAGCAAATTCTTGCTACAAATATACAAGGGAGCCACGGAGAGGACACCTACTACTGGGAATACACAAAGACCGGCCACTATACCGTCAAATCTGGGTATTGGGTGCAGCAAAGCATAAATAAACCAGACCAGAGCGACAAGATAGTGGACCAACCAAGCCTCGACGGCCTCTTTCAGCGGTTATGGAAGATGAATACAAGCCCTAAAGTTCACCACTTCCTGTGGAAATGTCTCAGTGACTCATTACCTGCAGCTGCAAACATGAGGAACAGACATATAGCAAAAGATGGCAGCTGTGGAAGATGCGCTATGGAAGATGAGACGATCAATCATATACTCTTCACATGCCCATATGCTCGGTTGATTTGGGCTCTGTCCCCAATTCACGCTCCACCAAACGGAGTATTGTCAGACTCTCTCTACGCAAACCTGGCCCGTGTGATGAACCTGGAGCATCAAGATCCTACTGAAAAGGAGTATGATGATCTCGTTGCTTGGCTGCTATGGAGAATATGGAAAAACCGAAATGAGTTCCTCTTTAAAGGAATAGACTATACAGCGCCAAACACAGTCAGTAAAGCAAGAGAGGATTTGGAGGAATGGTTGAAAAGAAAGGAGGAAGAAAAAACTGTAGCCAATACAGCCCCCCCGCAGCAGTCAACACCATCGATCGAAACCACCACCCACTAGCTGGATAAAATGCAACTCAGATGGAGCATGGCAGAAAGATCGACATCAAAATGGAGTGGGCTGGATAAGTAGGAATGAACATGGCAGACTGCTCTGGGCGGGCATGAAAAGCGTCCAGGGACTGAGATCACCAGCAGAAACAGAAGCAGAAGGAATCAAATGGGCAATGCACTCCATGCGCAGCCTAGGATACAAGCAGGTGATTTTTGAGACAGATGCACTCTTGATTGTCAAAATGATTGCAGGAACTCAAGAAATATGGCCAAACCTCAAGCCAATCATTATGGAAATACAAAGCTGTCTCACTGGGAACGCTGGCTACAGGCTCGAGTATTATCCAAGAGAGAGTAATAAAGCAGCAGATAGGATAGCAAAGGAGGCTTTTTCACTACAGAATCATGTCCCTAAGCTTTATTCTATTGTGTCAGTTTGGTTAAAATCTGTGTTTGAGACAGATTTGTCTACTGTAGTTTCAAACATTATGGGATGAATGAAAAGTAGTagttgagccaaaaaaaaaaaaaaaaaaacaacaa comes from the Brassica rapa cultivar Chiifu-401-42 chromosome A01, CAAS_Brap_v3.01, whole genome shotgun sequence genome and includes:
- the LOC103870221 gene encoding probable small nuclear ribonucleoprotein G, whose product is MSRSGQPPDLKKYMDKKLQIKLNANRTVVGTLRGFDQFMNLVVDNTVEVNGDDKTDIGMVVIRGNSIVTVEALEPVGRS